CCGCACGTAGAACCCGTCGCGCTCGATCAGCGTCGCGTTGCAGCCCGGACAGTGCGTGTGCTCGAGGTCGCCCACGTGGCCCGGGAGATTACCGGGATAGACGAAGTTCAGCCCCGCTTTGCGCCCGATCTCGTACGCACGCAACAGCGTGTCCGCCGACGTGCGGGGCGGACCGGTCATCTTGTAGTCCGGGTGGAACGCCGTCACGTGCCACGGAATATCCGGCGACACGCCAACCAGGAACGTTGCGATGTCGCGCAGTTCCTCGTCCGAGTCGTTGAAGCCCGGCACGACGAGCGTGACGACCTCGACCCAGTAGTCCATTTCCTTCAGCCGCCGGATGGTGTTGAGCACGTTTTCGAGCACGCCGCCGAGCTGGCGATAGCTCTGATCGCGGAACGACTTGAGGTCCACTTTGAACAGCTTGACGTACGGGCGGAGATACTCGAGCACCTCCGGCGTGGCGTTCCCGTTGGAGACGTACGAGCCAAGCAAGCCGTGTGGCTGGCCGGCCTTGAACACCGCGACGGCCCATTCCGTCGTGATCAGCGGTTCGTTGTACGTGCTGGTCAGGACCGGGCAGTTGTGCTCCACGGCGAGCTGCGCGATGCGCTCTGGCTCTACGAAACTCGGCTCGGCGACCGCCTGCGTGTCGCGCAACATCTGGCTCGTGACCCAGTTCTGGCAGTATGAGCAGTGCAGGTCGCAGCCGAGCATGCCGAACGACAGCGCCTCGCGCCCGGGAAACGCGTGGAAGAAGGGCTTCTTCTCGATCGGATCGACGGCCAGGCCGGCGACGTAGCCGAACGGTACACGCAACACGCCATCGCGGTTGAAGCGCACGCGGCAGACACCGTCGCGGCCGGGCAGCACCTTGCAGCGATGGGCGCAGGCATAGCAGCGCACAGCGCCGCCATCTTCGGTTTTCACCAGGGCGGGTTCGCCGGGGGCCGTGTGCTCAGCGAGCAGCTTCTTGAGCGAGATGACGCGCGGCGTGAGTTCGGGCATCGGTTCTCTCCCGCGGCGCGCCGGGTTGTCGTTTCCCCGGGTTGCGTCTACGTCGGATTGACCGGCGGCCGGCCGACGCTGTAGTACTCGAAATTGTAGCGCGCCATGGTCGCCGGCGCGAAGACGTTGCGGCCGTCGAAAATGAGCGGCTGCTTCAGGGCCGCACGGATACGCGGGAAATCCGGGCTGCGGAATTCCATCCATTCGGTGAGGATGAGGAGCGCGTCCGCTGCGGGCAGCACGGCATAGGGATCCGTGCAGTAAGTGATGCGGTCGCCGAACACGGCGCGCGTCGACTCCAACGCACGGGGGTCGTGCACCGCCACGCTTGCGCCGGCGTCGAGCAGACCGGCGATGATCGTCAGCGCCGGCGCCTCGCGCACGTCGTCGGTCTGGGGCTTGAAGGCCAGGCCCCAGATCGCGAACTTGCGCCCACGCAGGTTCTCGCCGAAGCGCTGCCGGATCCGCCGCAGCATGTTCTCGCGCTGCGCCAGGTTGCGGCGGTGCACGGCGTCGAGCAACTGGCAGTTCGCGCCCGCCGCTCGGCCGAAATTGGACAGCGCCTGCACGTCTTTCGGGAAGCAGCTTCCGCCGTAGCCGAGGCCGGGGTACAGGAAGTGGTGCCCGATGCGTGCGTCGGAGCCCATCCCGAGGCGGACCTCGTTGACATCGACATTCAGCCGTTCGCAGATCTCGGCGATCTCGTTGATGAAGCTGATGCGCGTCGCGAGGTAGGCATTGGCGGCGTACTTGGCCAGCTCGGCGGCAGCGCGGCTCATCCGCAGAATCGGCTTGTTGTTGCGGACGAACGGGGCATGCAGCTCGGCGAGTTCGTCGCCGGCGGCCGGATCATCGGCGCCGATCACGACGCGGTCGGGCCGGATGAAGTCGGTGACCGCGGAGCCCTCCTTCAGGAATTCGGGATTGCTGACCACGGGGCAGTGGTGGCGCGTGTTGGCCCTGAACAGGGCCTCGATGCGCGCGCCGGTGCCCACGGGCACCGTGCTCTTGGTCACGATGATCGCCGGGCCGGTCAGCGCCTGGGCCACGGCGGTGGCGACCGTCTCGATGGCAGTCAGGTCGGCGGAACCATCCTGTTGCGGCGGCGTGCCGACGGCCAGGAAAACCACGCGGACGCCGCCGACGGCCTGTGGCAGATCGGTCGTGAAGCGGAGCCGGCCGGCCTGCAGGTTGCCGCGCAGGACCTCTTCGAGGCCAGGCTCGAAGAACGGGCACTGCCCGGCCTGGAGCCGCCGGACCTTCTGCGCGTCATTGTCGACGCCGACGACGTGGTTGCCGGTCTCGGCCAGGCAGGCGGCCGTGACCAGCCCGACGTATCCGCTACCGATGACGGCAATCTGCATGCTTCCGTTCCTTTGCGCAAGGGCCAGGTTCCGGGTTGCGGCGGACCACGGTCCCGCCGCATCGTGTTCGCGTGTGCCTGGGAGCCGGGCGACCGTTCCCGTCGCCGTCCGTGGCAGGGGCGTCCGGTTGCGAGCTGCGCGGCCCTTCCAGTGTATAATCGCCGGCGACAGCGGTCGGCCGCGGACGCGGTGTGGCCGCGCAACAGGGTATCTCTGCGGAGTTTGTCATGCGGATCGTCGTGGCCGGCTGTGCGGGCTTCATCGGCTTTCACCTGACCCAGCGCCTGCTGGGTGACGGCCACGAGGTCATTGGCATCGACAACTTCGCCAGCGGAAGCCGCCGCAACGCGGAGCAACTCGCCGCCCACCCGCGCTTCCGGTTTCACGAACACGATATCGTGAACCCGCTCGGTGTCGAGGGGCTGTGCGAGCGGGTCTACGACCTGGCGTGCCCGGCGTCACCGGTGGACTTCGGCGCGCGGCGCCTGGACATTCTGGCGACGTGCTCGCGGGGGGTGTGGATGTTGCTCGAGTTCGCACGCCAGCACGGTGCCCGGCTGCTCCACGCCAGCACGAGCGAGGTCTACGGCGACCCGCAGGAGCATCCGCAGCGTGAAAGCTACTGGGGCCACGTCAACCCGATCGGACCCCGCGCGTGCTATGACGAGGGCAAGCGCTTTGCAGAAGCCCTCCTGACCTCGTACAGCGCGTGCCACGGCACGCCGGTGCGGATTCCGCGCATCTTCAATACGTACGGACCGAACATGCGGGCGGATGACGGACGGATGCTACCGACCTTCATCCAGCAAGCGCTGCGCGGCGCCCCGCTCACGGTCCACGGCGACGGCAGCCAGACCCGCAGCTTCTGCTACGTCAGCGACCTGGTCGAGGGCCTGATCCGCCTAATGGAGAGCGACGTCGGCGAGCCGGTCAACCTCGGCAATCCGGCGGAGATCACGATCCGAGCTGCGGCCGAGGAGGTCATTCGCCTGACCGGCAGCCGGAGCGAGCTCCAGTTCGTGCCGCGGCCGGTGGATGATCCGTGCCTGCGTTGCCCGGACATCACGCGGGCCCGCACGCTTCTGGGCTGGGCCCCGCAGATCGCGCGGGAAACCGGGTTTGCCCGCACGATCGCATGGTTCCGGGAAAATCGCTGATTGGCCGGGGGCGCCACCGCTGCATTTCGAGCCGGATTATCTGACGGCTGGGGGGCGAAACGTCCAAGATTCCCCACCCGTCCGCGGTCGGCGGCGTTCCGCGTAGCGCAGTTCGAAGGCGGGCCGCGCCGGAAGCGATAGCAGGTTCAGCGACACGCACGTCCGCCGGGCTACGTCCGCATTGTCGCCTCCGACGACGCGGCCTAGCCCAGGGGCTCGCTGGCCGAGTGCGGGTTGCGCGAGAACGCAATGAACGACCCGACCACACCTGATCTGTGGAGCACGGTGCCGGCCCATCGGGATGGCCCCACGCTGGCCGAACTGGCCTTGCATCTGGACCGCCTGGTCGAGGAGCGGGAGCTGCTCGGCCGGGAACTGCTGCGCTGCCATGAGCAGCTCAACCTGGTCTTCGATATCAACGAACAGATTTCGCACCTGACCGACCCGGACGCCATCCTCAGCGCGCTGCTGCGACGCTTCGGCAGCATGCTCGAAGTCGGGGCCGTTTTCCTGGATCGGGCCGGCTGCTGTATGCGCATCGAGCTCGACCAGTACGCTGGCCCGCGCCTGGACGTGCCGCCGGAGCACGTGCGTGGCGTCCTGGCGAGCCACATCGAGATCGTCCGGGAGACGCGTCAGGCCCGCGTCCCGCCCCTGACACCGGAGGAGACGGCGCGCCTGGCCGGCGCTCACGTGCTGCTCGGCACGCTGCAGCGCGCCGACCGCGACGTCGGCGTGGTTGTGGCGCTGCGCGCGCCGGCGGTGCGGCCCTTCGACGGCGGTGACTTGCTGGCGTCCGCGTCCGTGCTGGCCTACGGCACGCAGGTGCTGCGCAACCTGCACACGGTGCGCCATCTGCAGCGCACGGCGCTGGAGACCGTCTGCACGCTGGTCAACGCCATCGACGCCAAGGACAACTACACTTCAACGCATTCGGAGCGCGTCGGCGGGTTCGCCCGCCTGGTGGGCGAAGCGCTCGGCCTGGCGAAGCCGCAGCTCCAGTCCCTGGAGTGGGCGGGGTTGCTCCACGACGTCGGCAAGATCGGGGTGCCGGAGCAGATTCTCAACAAGCCCGGCGCCCTCACGCAGGCCGAATTCGAGCTGATGAAGAAGCACGCCGTCACGGGCTACGAGGTGCTCAAGCCCGTGGCCCAGCTCGCGCCGGTGCTGGAAGCCGTGCTCTATCACCACGAGAACCACGACGGCTCCGGGTACCCGCAGGGTCTGGCCGGCGAGGAAATCCCGCTCGCAGCGCGGATCATCCACGTGGTGGATATCTTTGATGCACTGACGACCAACCGCCCGTATCGCCGCAGCTACGGCATCGAGCAGGCGATTCAGGTCCTGCTGGCGGGGGCCGGCCGCGCCACTGATCCGGAGCTGACGGAGCAGTTCATCGAAACGCTCCGCCGCTACCGCAGCGAGCAGCCCGGCGAGTTCCGGGCGCGTTTCAGTCATCTGACGGAAACAGACAACGCGGCGCAGAAGCTGCCGCCCGGCGGCGTCCGGTTCGCGCCGCCAAGTGGGAACATTCACTGAGGCTCTGAGTGGAGAGATCGGTCGTGCGGCGCGCGAAAGGCATCAGTATCGTCGAGTTGATCCTGGCCATCGTCGTGCTGGGCGTCGTGGCTACGCTGGCGATCCCGCGGTTCAGCGGGGCCGCGCAGGCGCCCGACGAGAGCGCGCTCCTGCGCGACCGGCTCCAGGTGCTCCGCGTTGCCATCGAGCGCTACTACCAGGATCATGGCGCGTTCCCCGGACAATATGGCGACGGGCGCGCGCCGCGCAGCACGGCGGAGGCCTTCCGCAGCCAGTTGACCCAATTCACCGACGAGATCGGGCGCGTGGCGGAGTCGCGCGACGCGTCGCACCGCTTCGGGCCGTACCTGCGGGACGGCGTGCCCGTTTGCCCCGTCGCCGGAGACGGGCACCTGGGCGGTGTGCACGTCATCAGCGGCGCGGACCTGCCGGCTTTCACGGCTGAAGCGCCGGACGCCGGCTGGGTTTACAACTGCGAAACGGGACAGATCGGGCCAAACGCGGCCGGGACCGACAGCGCGGGCCGGAGCTACGCGGGCTATTGAGTCGCGGGGCGGGCCATAAGAAAACCTGGGAGGCCAACTGTCGGTCGATCTCCCAGGTTGCGTCTTTCTGGGGCGGCGATCAGCAGCGCTGCTACTCGTCGCTGCTCCGGTGGAAGAAGCCACCGAAGCCTTCGCCCATCTCGTCGCCCAGGCCGCCGCGGCGCTGCTTGCGCTCGCGCCGCCGACCCTCTTCGTCGCCGCCCGCCTCTTCGGGCTCGCTGGCCCATTCGGCGCGCTTCTTCGACAGGCCGATCTTGCGTTCGATCGTGTCCACGCGAAGGATCTTGACATCGACTTCCTGGCCGAGCTGCACCTCGTCCTGCGGGTTCTCGACCTTGTGGTCGGCGAGCTCGGAAACGTGAAGCAGGCCCTCGAGTTCCGGCTCGAGCTCGACGAAGACGCCGAAGTTCGTGATCTTCGTGACCTTGCCGCGGACGACCATGCCCGGCTGGTAGCGCTCGGGGACGGCCCGCAGCCAGGGGTCTTCGGTCATCTGCTTCAGGCCGAGGCCGATACGCATCTTCTCCTGGTCGACGGTGAGCACGACGCAGCGGACGCGGTCACCCTTCTTCACGACCTCCGACGGATGGCTGACCTTCTTGGTCCAGCTCATGTCGGACACGTGCAGCAGGCCGTCGATGCCTTCCTCGATCTCGACGAACGCGCCGTAGTTGGTGAGGTTGCGGACCGTGCCCTCGACGACCGTGCCCGTCGGGTATTTCTGGGCGACCGTGGTCCAGGGGTTCACCTCGGTCTGCTTCATGCCGAGCGAGATCTCCTGCTTGTCCTTGTTCACCTCAAGGACGACGACGTCGATCATGTCGTTGACGTTGACGACCTCGGACGGGTGATTGATCCGGCGAGTCCAGCTCATCTCGGAAATGTGGACCAGGCCCTCGATGCCCGGCTCGAGCTTCACGAAGGCGCCGTAGTTCATGATGTTGACGACCTCGCCGCGGACACGAGCGCCGACGGGGTAGCGGTCGGCGACCTTTTCCCACGGGTTCTCTTCCTTCTGCTTGAGGCCGAGGGCGATCTTCTCGCGCTCGCGGTCGATCGAGAGGACCTTCACCTCGACTTCCTGGTCGACCTTCAGCATCTGGCTCGGGTGCTCGATGCGGTCCCAGCTCATGTCGGTGATGTGCAGCAGGCCGTCGATGCCGCCGAGGTCGACGAACGCGCCAAAGTCGGCAATGTTCTTCACGACGCCCTTGCGCAACTGGCCGACGGCGACCTCTTCGAGCAGCTTGGCCTTTGCCTTGGCGCGCTCCTCCTCGATCAGCTTGCGGCGGCTGATGACGATGTTGCGCCGCTCGGTGTCGATCTTGAGGATCTTGGCCTCGATGTCATGGCCGATGTACTCGCCGACGTCCGCCGGCCGGCGGATATCGACCTGCGAGGCGGGCAGGAAGACGGGCACGCCGATGTCGACGAGCAGGCCGCCCTTGATCTTGCGGAGGACCTTGCCCTTGACGGTGTCGCCTTCGTGCGTGGTCTCGACGATGCGCTTCCAGTTGAGGATGCGATCGGCCCGGCGTTTCGAGACGATGATCATGCCGGTCTCGTCGATGTCCTCAACGAGCACGTCGATCTGGTCGCCGACCTTGACCTGCGAGGCGTCGTCCCATTCCTCGAGGGCGACGATGCCTTCGCTCTTCAGGCCGACGTCGAGGACGGCTTCGTTGCCGCTGAGCGCGACGACGCGGGCCTTCAGGATGGAGTTGAAGTCAAGCCCCGCCCCGGATTGCGTGCCGACCGCCTTCTCGAGCAGTTCGGGGTTGAGGTCTTCGCCGAACGCGGCCCTGAACTCGGCGTCCAGGTCGGCGTCGCTCACTTGGATGTCTTTGAACAGTGCTGGATCGATCATGAATGTGTCCTGTGCCGCATGCGGCGC
This DNA window, taken from Phycisphaerae bacterium, encodes the following:
- the amrS gene encoding AmmeMemoRadiSam system radical SAM enzyme, with the translated sequence MPELTPRVISLKKLLAEHTAPGEPALVKTEDGGAVRCYACAHRCKVLPGRDGVCRVRFNRDGVLRVPFGYVAGLAVDPIEKKPFFHAFPGREALSFGMLGCDLHCSYCQNWVTSQMLRDTQAVAEPSFVEPERIAQLAVEHNCPVLTSTYNEPLITTEWAVAVFKAGQPHGLLGSYVSNGNATPEVLEYLRPYVKLFKVDLKSFRDQSYRQLGGVLENVLNTIRRLKEMDYWVEVVTLVVPGFNDSDEELRDIATFLVGVSPDIPWHVTAFHPDYKMTGPPRTSADTLLRAYEIGRKAGLNFVYPGNLPGHVGDLEHTHCPGCNATLIERDGFYVRNIRLRDGHCPECDRVIPGVWESNAPEFSTGAGHPRRVRT
- a CDS encoding 30S ribosomal protein S1, with amino-acid sequence MIDPALFKDIQVSDADLDAEFRAAFGEDLNPELLEKAVGTQSGAGLDFNSILKARVVALSGNEAVLDVGLKSEGIVALEEWDDASQVKVGDQIDVLVEDIDETGMIIVSKRRADRILNWKRIVETTHEGDTVKGKVLRKIKGGLLVDIGVPVFLPASQVDIRRPADVGEYIGHDIEAKILKIDTERRNIVISRRKLIEEERAKAKAKLLEEVAVGQLRKGVVKNIADFGAFVDLGGIDGLLHITDMSWDRIEHPSQMLKVDQEVEVKVLSIDREREKIALGLKQKEENPWEKVADRYPVGARVRGEVVNIMNYGAFVKLEPGIEGLVHISEMSWTRRINHPSEVVNVNDMIDVVVLEVNKDKQEISLGMKQTEVNPWTTVAQKYPTGTVVEGTVRNLTNYGAFVEIEEGIDGLLHVSDMSWTKKVSHPSEVVKKGDRVRCVVLTVDQEKMRIGLGLKQMTEDPWLRAVPERYQPGMVVRGKVTKITNFGVFVELEPELEGLLHVSELADHKVENPQDEVQLGQEVDVKILRVDTIERKIGLSKKRAEWASEPEEAGGDEEGRRRERKQRRGGLGDEMGEGFGGFFHRSSDE
- a CDS encoding SDR family oxidoreductase, giving the protein MRIVVAGCAGFIGFHLTQRLLGDGHEVIGIDNFASGSRRNAEQLAAHPRFRFHEHDIVNPLGVEGLCERVYDLACPASPVDFGARRLDILATCSRGVWMLLEFARQHGARLLHASTSEVYGDPQEHPQRESYWGHVNPIGPRACYDEGKRFAEALLTSYSACHGTPVRIPRIFNTYGPNMRADDGRMLPTFIQQALRGAPLTVHGDGSQTRSFCYVSDLVEGLIRLMESDVGEPVNLGNPAEITIRAAAEEVIRLTGSRSELQFVPRPVDDPCLRCPDITRARTLLGWAPQIARETGFARTIAWFRENR
- a CDS encoding UDP-glucose/GDP-mannose dehydrogenase family protein, encoding MQIAVIGSGYVGLVTAACLAETGNHVVGVDNDAQKVRRLQAGQCPFFEPGLEEVLRGNLQAGRLRFTTDLPQAVGGVRVVFLAVGTPPQQDGSADLTAIETVATAVAQALTGPAIIVTKSTVPVGTGARIEALFRANTRHHCPVVSNPEFLKEGSAVTDFIRPDRVVIGADDPAAGDELAELHAPFVRNNKPILRMSRAAAELAKYAANAYLATRISFINEIAEICERLNVDVNEVRLGMGSDARIGHHFLYPGLGYGGSCFPKDVQALSNFGRAAGANCQLLDAVHRRNLAQRENMLRRIRQRFGENLRGRKFAIWGLAFKPQTDDVREAPALTIIAGLLDAGASVAVHDPRALESTRAVFGDRITYCTDPYAVLPAADALLILTEWMEFRSPDFPRIRAALKQPLIFDGRNVFAPATMARYNFEYYSVGRPPVNPT
- a CDS encoding type II secretion system protein, translated to MRRAKGISIVELILAIVVLGVVATLAIPRFSGAAQAPDESALLRDRLQVLRVAIERYYQDHGAFPGQYGDGRAPRSTAEAFRSQLTQFTDEIGRVAESRDASHRFGPYLRDGVPVCPVAGDGHLGGVHVISGADLPAFTAEAPDAGWVYNCETGQIGPNAAGTDSAGRSYAGY
- a CDS encoding HD-GYP domain-containing protein; this encodes MNDPTTPDLWSTVPAHRDGPTLAELALHLDRLVEERELLGRELLRCHEQLNLVFDINEQISHLTDPDAILSALLRRFGSMLEVGAVFLDRAGCCMRIELDQYAGPRLDVPPEHVRGVLASHIEIVRETRQARVPPLTPEETARLAGAHVLLGTLQRADRDVGVVVALRAPAVRPFDGGDLLASASVLAYGTQVLRNLHTVRHLQRTALETVCTLVNAIDAKDNYTSTHSERVGGFARLVGEALGLAKPQLQSLEWAGLLHDVGKIGVPEQILNKPGALTQAEFELMKKHAVTGYEVLKPVAQLAPVLEAVLYHHENHDGSGYPQGLAGEEIPLAARIIHVVDIFDALTTNRPYRRSYGIEQAIQVLLAGAGRATDPELTEQFIETLRRYRSEQPGEFRARFSHLTETDNAAQKLPPGGVRFAPPSGNIH